In Symmachiella dynata, the following are encoded in one genomic region:
- a CDS encoding response regulator produces the protein MTSILVVDDSAVDRRLAGGLLEKTLDATIYYAEDGVDALEQIELHIPDIVLTDMQMPNMDGLELVKQVKTLYPLIPVVLMTAQGSEEIAVKALHCGAVSYVPKRKLAQDLMEIINRVTSASQQDRSDTRLARKITSLDTSYVLENELPLISSLVNHLQKTIIRMGVCGQSERIQVGIAIEEALVNAFYHGNLELEAELREKDHKAFYALAQERTKQSPYQDRRIHVRVQMTRGQAIFTIRDEGPGFDPALLPDPTDAANLEKPGGRGVMLMQAFADEVTYNDKGNEVTLIKSREPEDSVELAEGQE, from the coding sequence ATGACAAGCATTTTGGTCGTGGATGACTCAGCAGTCGATCGGCGATTGGCGGGAGGCTTGTTGGAGAAAACATTGGATGCCACGATTTACTATGCCGAGGATGGTGTCGACGCTCTCGAGCAGATCGAGTTGCACATCCCCGATATCGTCCTCACCGACATGCAGATGCCCAACATGGACGGGTTGGAGCTCGTCAAACAGGTCAAAACACTCTACCCGCTGATCCCCGTGGTTTTAATGACCGCGCAAGGCAGCGAAGAGATCGCCGTAAAGGCCCTGCATTGTGGCGCTGTGAGTTACGTTCCTAAACGGAAGTTGGCGCAGGATCTGATGGAGATCATCAACCGCGTGACGTCCGCTTCACAGCAAGATCGTTCGGACACGCGGCTGGCTCGCAAAATCACGTCGCTCGATACGTCGTACGTGCTTGAAAACGAACTGCCGCTGATCTCTTCGCTAGTGAACCATCTGCAAAAAACGATCATCCGCATGGGCGTTTGTGGGCAATCCGAAAGAATTCAAGTCGGGATCGCCATCGAAGAAGCCTTGGTGAACGCTTTTTATCACGGCAATTTAGAGCTTGAAGCGGAATTGCGAGAAAAAGATCACAAGGCGTTTTATGCGCTCGCTCAAGAGCGGACCAAACAATCCCCTTACCAGGATCGGCGGATTCATGTGCGGGTGCAGATGACGCGCGGCCAAGCGATCTTTACCATTCGCGACGAAGGTCCCGGCTTCGATCCAGCCTTGCTGCCCGATCCCACCGATGCTGCCAACTTGGAAAAACCGGGCGGACGCGGCGTTATGCTGATGCAGGCCTTCGCCGATGAAGTCACCTACAACGACAAAGGGAACGAAGTCACATTGATCAAGTCCCGCGAACCGGAGGATTCGGTCGAATTGGCCGAGGGCCAAGAGTAG